The Cucumis melo cultivar AY chromosome 5, USDA_Cmelo_AY_1.0, whole genome shotgun sequence genome has a segment encoding these proteins:
- the LOC103492006 gene encoding glycine--tRNA ligase, mitochondrial 1: MRLLSSLLSSSTLLAHNFTSRLRIPISFQSHNFPRLFSMDSSEASLRNALSQKLSAVEAQGNAVRALKAAGAAKPEIDAAIEALNGLKIEKASIEKQLQAVVSGGGGDGSLNRESFRQTVSNTLERRLFYIPSFKIYRGVAGLYDYGPPGCAVKSNVLAFWRQHFVLEENMLEVDCPCVTPEVVLKASGHVDKFTDLMVKDEKTGTCYRADHLLKDFCNEKLQKDLSISSEKAAELKQILAVLDDLSADQLGAKIKEYGITAPDTKNPLSDPYPFNLMFQTSIGPSGLLPGYMRPETAQGIFVNFKDLYYYNGNKLPFAAAQIGQAFRNEISPRQGLLRVREFTLAEIEHFVDPEDKAHPKFADVANLEFLMFPREEQMSGKSARKIPLGEAVSKGTVNNETLGYFIGRVYLFLTRLGIDKDRLRFRQHLANEMAHYAADCWDAEIECSYGWIECVGIADRSAYDLHAHTEKSGVPLVAHEKFAEPREVEKLVIAPVKKELGLAFKGCQKNVVEALEAMKEKEALEMKAALESDGEVEFYVCTLGKNVLIKKSMVAISKEKKKEHQRVFTPSVIEPSFGIGRIIYCLFEHSYYMRPSKAGDEQLNVFRFPPLVAPIKCTVFPLVQNQQYEEVAKVISKSLTFSGISHKIDITGTSIGKRYARTDELGVPFAITVDSASSVTIRERDSKDQIRVSVEEAATVVKDVTDGLRTWEDVWSTFPHHTSASAED; the protein is encoded by the exons ATGCGCCTTCTATCGTCTCTTCTATCCTCTTCGACCCTTCTTGCTCACAATTTCACTTCTCGTCTCAGAATCCCCATTTCCTTTCAATCTCACAATTTCCCACGTCTCTTTTCAATGGATTCTTCCGAAGCATCGCTCAGAAATGCCCTTTCTCAGAAGCTATCGGCTGTTGAAGCTCAAGGCAATGCCGTTCGAGCCCTTAAGGCTGCCGGTGCTGCCAAGCCTGAGATTGATGCTGCTATTGAAGCTTTGAATGGATTGAAGATTGAGAAGGCTTCGATTGAGAAGCAGTTGCAGGCGGTTGTTAGTGGCGGCGGCGGCGATGGGTCCTTGAATAGGGAGTCGTTCAGGCAAACTGTGAGTAACACTCTCGAGAGGCGTTTGTTTTATATTCCATCCTTCAAGATTTATCGCGGGGTTGCTGGATTGTACGATTATGGGCCTCCTGGCTGTGCAGTCAAGTCCAATGTTCTTGCTTTTTGGCGTCAG CATTTTGTTCTTGAGGAGAATATGTTGGAAGTTGATTGTCCTTGCGTTACACCAGAAGTTGTCCTGAAAGCGTCTGGTCATGTAGATAAGTTCACAGACCTTATGGTTAAGGATGAGAAAACTGGGACCTGCTACCGGGCAGATCACTTGCTTAAGGATTTTTGTAATGAAAAACTTCAGAAAGATCTCAGCATATCCTCTGAGAAGGCTGCGGAATTGAAGCAAATTCTCGCTGTCTTGGATGATCTTTCTGCTGATCAGCTGGGCGCGAAAATTAAGGAGTATGGTATTACGGCTCCAGATACTAAGAACCCACTATCTGATCCTTATCCATTCAACTTAATGTTTCAGACTTCTATTGGCCCATCAGGTTTGCTGCCTGG GTACATGCGCCCTGAAACAGCACAAGGCATATTTGTCAATTTCAAAGATTTGTATTATTACAATGGAAACAAACTACCCTTTGCTGCCGCACAGATTGGGCAGGCTTTTAGAAATGAG ATATCTCCTCGACAAGGGCTTCTTAGAGTTCGTGAATTCACACTCGCGGAAATTGAGCACTTTGTTGATCCTGAAGACAAAGCTCATCCAAAATTTGCTGATGTTGCCAATTTGGAGTTTTTGATGTTTCCAAGAGAGGAGCAAATGTCTGGTAAATCTGCAAGGAAAATTCCATTGGGTGAAGCGGTTTCTAAG GGAACTGTGAATAATGAAACTCTTGGCTACTTCATTGGGAGAGTATATCTTTTTCTAACTCGTCTTGGCATAGACAAAGACCGTTTGCGTTTCCGGCAGCACCTTGCGAATGAAATGGCTCATTATGCTGCTGACTGTTGGGATGCCGAGATTGAGTGTTCTTATGGTTGGATTGAATGTGTTGGTATTGCTGACAGATCTGCATATGATTTACATGCCCATACG gaaaaaagtgGTGTTCCCCTTGTAGCACATGAGAAATTTGCTGAACCAAGAGAAGTTGAG AAATTGGTCATTGCTCCTGTTAAGAAAGAACTTGGCCTTGCTTTCAAGGGTTGTCAAAAGAATGTGGTTGAAGCCTTGGAG GCAATGAAGGAGAAAGAAGCCTTAGAGATGAAGGCAGCTCTAGAATCCGATGGAGAGGTGGAGTTCTATGTCTGCACACTGGGGAAAAATGTCTTGATCAAGAAGAGTATGGTCGCAATTTCCaaggagaaaaagaaggaaCATCAGAGGGTTTTCACACCATCTGTGATTGAACCCTCTTTTGGTATCGGTCGGATTATCTATTGCCTCTTTGAACACTCTTACTACATGAGGCCAAGCAAAGCAGGGGATGAACAATTAAATGTATTTAGATTTCCTCCCCTTGTGGCACCTATCAAGTGCACAGTTTTCCCACTTGTTCAGAATCAACAGTACGAGGAAGTTGCTAAAGTTATCTCCAAGTCATTAACTTTTTCTGGCATTTCCCATAAAATTGACATCACAG GCACATCAATAGGAAAACGATATGCAAGAACAGATGAGCTTGGTGTTCCCTTTGCAATCACTGTCGATTCAGCATCTTCGGTGACAATTCGAGAGAGGGATAGTAAAGATCAAATTCGTGTGAGCGTGGAAGAGGCAGCCACAGTCGTGAAAGATGTTACGGATGGTCTGAGAACATGGGAAGATGTATGGTCTACATTTCCTCATCACACCTCTGCATCTGCAGAAGATTGA